One segment of Patulibacter sp. SYSU D01012 DNA contains the following:
- a CDS encoding Sua5/YciO/YrdC/YwlC family protein: MSDDVLPLTPDDVRAMTAATAAGEVVLFPAETVYGLAADPSRPEAVARMAALKDRDPGKPSSVLFWSLDAALAALRDAVPAAVLAALPRLLPGPVGVLLPNPGGAFPAAAGDAPGTLGVRVPRLAQPVNAPPVVQTSANRAGGPDPATLDAVPPSIRAAARLVRDAGPRPGRPSTIVDLRRAHEGAGWDLVREGALPRTAIAARLDGVLPPA; encoded by the coding sequence GTGAGCGACGACGTCCTGCCGCTGACGCCCGACGACGTGCGGGCGATGACCGCCGCGACGGCGGCCGGCGAGGTCGTCCTCTTCCCGGCCGAGACCGTCTACGGGCTGGCGGCGGACCCGTCGCGCCCCGAGGCCGTCGCCCGGATGGCGGCGCTGAAGGACCGCGATCCCGGCAAGCCCTCCTCCGTCCTCTTCTGGTCGCTCGACGCGGCGCTCGCGGCGCTGCGCGACGCCGTGCCCGCGGCCGTCCTCGCCGCGCTGCCGCGCCTGCTGCCCGGCCCCGTCGGGGTGCTGCTGCCCAACCCGGGCGGCGCGTTCCCCGCCGCGGCCGGCGACGCGCCGGGCACGCTCGGCGTCCGCGTGCCCCGCCTCGCGCAGCCGGTCAACGCCCCGCCCGTCGTGCAGACGAGCGCCAACCGGGCGGGCGGGCCCGACCCCGCCACGCTGGACGCCGTGCCCCCGTCGATCCGCGCGGCCGCGCGGCTGGTGCGCGACGCCGGGCCCCGGCCCGGGCGACCGTCGACGATCGTCGACCTGCGGCGCGCGCACGAGGGCGCGGGCTGGGACCTCGTCCGCGAGGGCGCCCTGCCCCGGACCGCGATCGCGGCCCGGCTCGACGGCGTCCTGCCGCCGGCCTGA
- the rpiB gene encoding ribose 5-phosphate isomerase B, whose amino-acid sequence MRIAVASDHAGFELKEHVKDALQGQGHEVVDAGTTSAESTDYPQYAATAARMVAGGDAERAVVVCGSGNGVTITANKIQGIRAVNAHDADEAVMARKHNGINVLGLSQARLSGADAEPIVAAFLTTDFEGGRHERRVLEIADVEGGGDGTAPVSADIPPGQPTH is encoded by the coding sequence ATGCGGATCGCCGTCGCCTCCGACCACGCCGGGTTCGAGCTCAAGGAGCACGTGAAGGACGCCCTCCAGGGGCAGGGTCACGAGGTCGTCGACGCCGGCACGACCTCGGCGGAGTCGACGGACTACCCCCAGTACGCCGCGACCGCCGCGCGCATGGTCGCCGGCGGCGACGCCGAGCGGGCCGTCGTCGTCTGCGGCTCCGGCAACGGCGTGACGATCACCGCGAACAAGATCCAGGGCATCCGCGCGGTCAACGCCCACGACGCCGACGAGGCCGTCATGGCCCGCAAGCACAACGGCATCAACGTGCTCGGCCTGTCGCAGGCGCGCCTGTCGGGCGCCGACGCGGAGCCGATCGTGGCCGCGTTCCTGACGACGGACTTCGAGGGCGGCCGCCACGAGCGCCGCGTCCTCGAGATCGCCGACGTCGAGGGCGGGGGTGACGGGACGGCGCCGGTGTCCGCGGACATCCCGCCGGGCCAGCCGACGCACTGA
- the atpB gene encoding F0F1 ATP synthase subunit A, whose translation MKLRHRALMAATPLVAALAAPALASAADEFKPDAEFDVSKPLIGPHMELFGIDLSISKAVLYVILAGLLTVLTLVLIARRMQAHPRGRAETVVEWAYEFVDSTIVGDNIASKKTARTWFPFIATLFFFIYFSNVLGYLPLPTNQEHTFSVFGADIPAFALYAATANISMPLILALVVWISYNVVGIRKHGVFGYVKGLVPSGLPWWILPLMYPIEILSHFVRLISLSLRLYANILAGHLLILFMAGGLVVLLEPGWVGAGILGIATAAIAVVFFLFELTLVAALQAFIFSTLTAIYIGGAVAEEH comes from the coding sequence GTGAAGCTGCGCCACCGCGCCCTGATGGCCGCCACCCCGCTCGTCGCCGCGCTAGCCGCGCCGGCGCTCGCCTCGGCGGCGGACGAGTTCAAGCCCGATGCCGAGTTCGACGTCAGCAAGCCGCTGATCGGGCCGCACATGGAGCTGTTCGGCATCGACCTGTCGATCAGCAAGGCCGTCCTGTACGTCATCCTCGCCGGCCTCCTGACGGTGCTGACGCTCGTGCTCATCGCGCGGCGCATGCAGGCGCACCCGCGGGGGCGCGCCGAGACCGTCGTGGAGTGGGCGTACGAGTTCGTCGACTCCACGATCGTCGGCGACAACATCGCGTCGAAGAAGACCGCGCGCACGTGGTTCCCCTTCATCGCGACGCTCTTCTTCTTCATCTACTTCTCGAACGTCCTCGGCTACCTGCCGCTGCCGACGAACCAGGAGCACACGTTCAGCGTCTTCGGCGCCGACATCCCCGCCTTCGCGCTCTACGCCGCGACGGCGAACATCTCGATGCCGCTGATCCTGGCGCTCGTGGTGTGGATCTCCTACAACGTCGTCGGCATCCGCAAGCACGGCGTCTTCGGCTACGTCAAGGGCCTGGTCCCGAGCGGCCTGCCCTGGTGGATCCTGCCGCTGATGTACCCGATCGAGATCCTGTCGCACTTCGTCCGGCTCATCTCGCTCTCGCTGCGTCTCTACGCCAACATCCTGGCCGGCCACCTGCTGATCCTGTTCATGGCCGGCGGCCTCGTCGTCCTGCTCGAGCCGGGCTGGGTCGGCGCAGGGATCCTCGGCATCGCGACCGCCGCGATCGCCGTCGTCTTCTTCCTCTTCGAACTGACCCTGGTGGCTGCCCTCCAGGCGTTCATCTTCAGCACCCTCACCGCGATCTACATCGGCGGCGCCGTCGCCGAGGAGCACTAA
- the glyA gene encoding serine hydroxymethyltransferase: MSALPPDFFNAPLAEVDPEVAAAVGAELRRQQDTLEMIASENFVPQAVLECQGSVLTNKYAEGYPGRRYYGGCEHVDVVEQLAIDRAKALFGAEHANVQPHSGAQANNAVYHALLQPGDRVMGLSLAHGGHLSHGMKLNVSGRLYDIVAYEVDRETSQVDMDAVAQLARETKPKMIVAGWSAYPRQMDFARFREIADEVGAYLWVDMAHFAGLVAAGLHPSPVPHADVVTTTVHKTLGGPRSGIILCRAEHQKKIDQAVFPGQQGGPLEHVIAAKAVALKIAAAPEFKERQERTIAGARVLAEELLATRDGAGAGGLNVLTGGTDVHLVLVDLRDTPLDGQQAEDRLHEVGITVNRNAVPFDPRPPMVTSGLRVGTSALATRGLSVDDFREVGRIIGAALSADDAGFAAQREDLAARVAAVAAAHPLYTQLG, translated from the coding sequence GTGTCCGCCCTGCCGCCCGACTTCTTCAACGCCCCGCTGGCCGAGGTCGACCCCGAGGTCGCCGCCGCCGTCGGCGCCGAGCTGCGCCGCCAGCAGGACACGCTGGAGATGATCGCCTCGGAGAACTTCGTGCCGCAGGCGGTCCTGGAGTGCCAGGGCTCCGTGCTGACGAACAAGTACGCCGAGGGCTACCCGGGCCGCCGGTACTACGGCGGCTGCGAGCACGTCGACGTCGTCGAGCAGCTCGCGATCGACCGCGCCAAGGCGCTCTTCGGCGCCGAGCACGCCAACGTCCAGCCGCACTCGGGCGCGCAGGCGAACAACGCCGTCTACCACGCGCTCCTGCAGCCGGGCGACCGCGTCATGGGCCTCTCGCTCGCCCACGGCGGCCACCTCAGCCACGGGATGAAGCTCAACGTCTCGGGCCGCCTGTACGACATCGTCGCCTACGAGGTCGACCGCGAGACGTCGCAGGTCGACATGGACGCCGTCGCGCAGCTCGCCCGCGAGACGAAGCCGAAGATGATCGTCGCCGGCTGGTCCGCGTACCCGCGCCAGATGGACTTCGCGCGCTTCCGCGAGATCGCGGACGAGGTCGGCGCGTACCTGTGGGTCGACATGGCGCACTTCGCCGGCCTCGTCGCCGCCGGCCTGCACCCCAGCCCCGTCCCGCACGCCGACGTCGTGACGACGACGGTCCACAAGACGCTGGGCGGCCCGCGCTCGGGCATCATCCTGTGCCGCGCCGAGCACCAGAAGAAGATCGACCAGGCCGTCTTCCCCGGCCAGCAGGGCGGTCCGCTCGAGCACGTCATCGCCGCGAAGGCCGTCGCGCTGAAGATCGCCGCGGCGCCCGAGTTCAAGGAGCGCCAGGAGCGCACGATCGCGGGCGCGCGCGTCCTGGCCGAGGAGCTCCTCGCCACCCGTGACGGCGCCGGCGCCGGCGGCCTCAACGTCCTCACGGGCGGCACCGACGTGCACCTGGTGCTCGTCGACCTGCGCGACACCCCGCTCGACGGCCAGCAGGCCGAGGACCGCCTGCACGAGGTCGGCATCACGGTCAACCGCAACGCGGTGCCGTTCGACCCGCGCCCGCCGATGGTGACGTCCGGCCTGCGCGTCGGCACGTCCGCGCTCGCGACGCGGGGCCTCAGCGTCGACGACTTCCGCGAGGTCGGCCGGATCATCGGCGCCGCGCTGAGCGCGGACGACGCCGGCTTCGCCGCCCAGCGCGAGGACCTGGCCGCCCGCGTCGCCGCCGTCGCGGCCGCCCACCCGCTCTACACCCAGCTGGGCTGA
- the atpE gene encoding ATP synthase F0 subunit C: MDISIITTLAQAAESLDTATAAGEKAGRAIGLGLGTGLAALGTGIGVGFIFGKTIEAISRQPDLAGDLQGRMFLGFALTEATVFYGFVAGLIAFFV; this comes from the coding sequence GTGGACATCTCCATCATCACCACGCTCGCGCAGGCCGCCGAGAGCCTCGACACCGCGACGGCCGCCGGCGAGAAGGCCGGCCGCGCCATCGGCCTGGGCCTGGGCACCGGTCTTGCGGCGCTCGGCACCGGCATCGGCGTCGGCTTCATCTTCGGCAAGACGATCGAGGCCATCTCCCGCCAGCCCGACCTCGCCGGTGACCTCCAGGGCCGCATGTTCCTCGGCTTCGCGCTGACCGAGGCCACGGTCTTCTACGGCTTCGTCGCGGGCCTCATCGCGTTCTTCGTCTGA
- the prfA gene encoding peptide chain release factor 1, with amino-acid sequence MEALVEQIEARFAELETQIVDPAVIGDRQRYAEVGREYRRMQGANALATEWRRAVDDAAGAREMLEEGEDPELRELLETARERIGELEEEIRVSMVDPDPNDDKDVIVEIQGGAGGEEADLWAGDVYRMLTKYAERRGFKTEPLQVSDGKYTFAVKGEGAFSVFKWEAGTHRVQRVPATETQGRIHTSTCTVAVLPEAEDVDIHIDQNDLQIDVYRSSGPGGQSVNTTDSAVRITHKPSGVVVSMQDEKSQLQNREKALRVLRARLYEHAVAEQRAEQAAARSAQVGTGDRAEKIRTYNYGEGRVTDHRIKLTKYALEGILEGDLEEFTNGLQADEKRRLLELQAQSTQPGT; translated from the coding sequence ATCGAAGCGCTGGTGGAGCAGATCGAGGCCCGGTTCGCCGAGCTGGAGACCCAGATCGTGGACCCCGCCGTGATCGGGGACCGGCAGCGCTACGCCGAGGTCGGGCGGGAGTACCGCCGCATGCAGGGCGCGAACGCGCTCGCCACGGAGTGGCGGCGCGCCGTCGACGACGCCGCCGGCGCCCGCGAGATGCTCGAGGAGGGGGAGGACCCCGAGCTGCGCGAGCTGCTCGAGACCGCCCGCGAGCGGATCGGCGAGCTGGAGGAGGAGATCCGCGTCTCCATGGTCGACCCCGACCCCAACGACGACAAGGACGTCATCGTCGAGATCCAGGGCGGCGCGGGGGGCGAGGAGGCCGACCTGTGGGCCGGCGACGTCTACCGCATGCTCACGAAGTACGCCGAGCGTCGCGGCTTCAAGACCGAGCCGCTCCAGGTGTCCGACGGCAAGTACACGTTCGCGGTGAAGGGCGAGGGCGCGTTCTCGGTCTTCAAGTGGGAGGCCGGCACCCACCGCGTCCAGCGCGTTCCGGCCACGGAGACGCAGGGCCGCATCCACACCTCCACCTGCACCGTCGCCGTCCTGCCCGAGGCGGAGGACGTCGACATCCACATCGACCAGAACGACCTGCAGATCGACGTCTACCGGTCGTCCGGTCCCGGCGGCCAGTCCGTCAACACGACGGACTCCGCGGTGCGGATCACGCACAAGCCGTCCGGCGTCGTGGTGTCGATGCAGGACGAGAAGTCGCAGCTGCAGAACCGCGAGAAGGCCCTGCGCGTGCTGCGCGCCCGTCTGTACGAGCACGCCGTCGCCGAGCAGCGCGCCGAGCAGGCCGCGGCGCGCTCCGCCCAGGTCGGCACGGGCGACCGCGCGGAGAAGATCCGCACGTACAACTACGGCGAGGGTCGGGTCACCGACCACCGCATCAAGCTCACGAAGTACGCGCTCGAGGGCATCCTGGAGGGCGACCTCGAGGAGTTCACGAACGGCCTGCAGGCGGACGAGAAGCGCCGCCTGCTCGAGCTGCAGGCCCAGAGCACCCAGCCGGGCACGTGA
- a CDS encoding potassium/proton antiporter, which produces MLASVLLLAGLLLVAGLAASLFAGRLRVPALVVFLLLGMLAGPSGADVVEVRDATLIRDVGLVALVLILFEGGLASGLREIRPVIVPAAALATLGVLVTTAVVGTVAYLTLDLSFEQGLLLAAIMASTDGAAIFALLRGSTLRRRLARTLEGEAGMNDPVTALLVIGLIDIVQDEGTVVDLFVGMVTELTIDAVVGAAIGALAVWAFRRARLASEGLYPVASLATAILAYAVAATLHGSGLLAVYVAGLALGSGPIHGKRSITAFHDGLAWVAQLAMFLSLGLLVSPQALGDVWVEGLVVTAALLLLGRPAAVHLLLAPLRFTRGEQAAMSWAGLRGAVPIVFATFPVIAGVPRAQEFLAIVFFVVLLSTVLQGVTFESLARALRVTTTRPAIDRPLVEVMAIRRLGAEVLEVRVREDDAMVGARVRDLGLPREALVNVLVRGSEALLPRGSTRLLAGDRLHVLARREVAHEIPALVERWRDGPVGPPPRPARRLVAIAPIFRTGPWDARDGDPAVPATVGGIAVVERLRLRHDRPGALVVLEDGRYAVSGPVVMVGSRQAVQQQARRRLDRATDDAEAGWWQEVIGACAA; this is translated from the coding sequence GTGCTCGCCTCGGTCCTCCTGCTCGCCGGCCTCCTGCTGGTGGCGGGCCTGGCGGCCTCGCTCTTCGCCGGGCGACTACGGGTCCCGGCGCTCGTCGTCTTCCTGCTCCTCGGGATGCTCGCCGGCCCGTCCGGCGCCGACGTCGTCGAGGTGCGCGACGCCACGCTGATCCGCGACGTCGGGCTCGTCGCGCTGGTGCTCATCCTGTTCGAGGGCGGCCTGGCGTCCGGGCTGCGCGAGATCCGGCCGGTGATCGTGCCGGCCGCCGCGCTCGCGACCCTCGGCGTCCTGGTGACCACCGCGGTCGTCGGCACCGTCGCCTACCTGACGCTCGACCTGAGCTTCGAGCAGGGCCTGCTGCTCGCGGCGATCATGGCCTCCACGGACGGGGCCGCGATCTTCGCGCTCCTGCGCGGCTCGACCCTGCGGCGGCGGCTGGCCCGCACGCTCGAGGGCGAGGCGGGCATGAACGACCCCGTGACGGCCCTGCTCGTCATCGGGCTCATCGACATCGTGCAGGACGAGGGCACCGTCGTCGACCTGTTCGTCGGCATGGTCACCGAGCTGACGATCGACGCGGTCGTCGGCGCCGCGATCGGCGCGCTCGCCGTCTGGGCGTTCCGGCGGGCGCGGCTGGCCAGCGAGGGGCTGTACCCCGTCGCCTCGCTGGCGACCGCGATCCTCGCCTACGCCGTCGCCGCCACCCTCCACGGCTCGGGGCTCCTCGCCGTCTACGTGGCGGGCCTCGCGCTCGGCAGCGGCCCGATCCACGGCAAGCGCTCGATCACCGCCTTCCACGACGGGCTGGCGTGGGTCGCCCAGCTCGCGATGTTCCTGTCGCTGGGCCTGCTCGTGTCGCCCCAGGCGCTCGGCGACGTCTGGGTGGAGGGTCTCGTCGTCACCGCCGCGCTCCTGCTGCTCGGCCGGCCTGCCGCCGTCCACCTGCTGCTCGCGCCGCTGCGCTTCACGCGCGGGGAGCAGGCCGCGATGTCGTGGGCGGGCCTGCGCGGCGCGGTCCCGATCGTCTTCGCGACGTTCCCCGTCATCGCGGGCGTGCCCCGGGCGCAGGAGTTCCTGGCGATCGTCTTCTTCGTGGTGCTGCTGTCCACGGTCCTGCAGGGCGTGACGTTCGAGTCGCTCGCGCGCGCGCTGCGGGTCACGACGACGCGCCCGGCCATCGACCGGCCGCTCGTCGAGGTCATGGCGATCCGGCGCCTCGGGGCCGAGGTGCTCGAGGTGCGCGTCCGCGAGGACGACGCGATGGTCGGCGCCCGGGTGCGCGACCTGGGGCTGCCGCGCGAGGCGCTGGTCAACGTCCTGGTCCGCGGGAGCGAGGCCCTGCTGCCCCGCGGCTCCACCCGCCTGCTGGCCGGGGACCGCCTGCACGTGCTCGCCCGGCGCGAGGTCGCGCACGAGATCCCGGCGCTCGTCGAGCGCTGGCGCGACGGGCCCGTCGGTCCGCCGCCGCGGCCCGCCCGGCGGCTCGTCGCGATCGCCCCGATCTTCCGCACCGGCCCGTGGGACGCCCGCGACGGCGACCCCGCCGTCCCCGCGACGGTCGGCGGGATCGCGGTCGTCGAGCGGCTGCGGCTGCGCCACGACCGCCCGGGCGCCCTCGTCGTCCTCGAGGACGGGCGCTACGCCGTCTCCGGCCCCGTCGTGATGGTGGGATCCCGCCAGGCCGTCCAGCAGCAGGCCCGGCGGCGGCTCGACCGCGCCACCGACGACGCCGAGGCCGGGTGGTGGCAGGAGGTCATCGGCGCCTGCGCCGCCTGA
- the atpF gene encoding F0F1 ATP synthase subunit B produces MTTSGTLVLAAAEEGSDDLNPLVKPVPGLMIWVLLVFVISLFVLAKYAWPPIRDVIDKRQRAIEDRIKASEDAKAEAERLAEEYRQQLAAARAESEEIVARARRSGEQAEREAIEEGRKTRESLVEQARRDIEAETRRAKDELRGEVAALTVEATAKVTRKTLTPEDQQRLLDEALSEIDFSQLSGQGRS; encoded by the coding sequence TTGACCACGTCCGGGACCCTGGTCCTGGCCGCCGCCGAGGAAGGGAGCGATGACCTGAACCCGCTCGTCAAGCCCGTGCCGGGCCTGATGATCTGGGTGCTGCTGGTCTTCGTCATCTCCCTGTTCGTCCTCGCGAAGTACGCCTGGCCGCCGATCCGCGACGTGATCGACAAGCGCCAGCGCGCGATCGAGGACCGGATCAAGGCGTCCGAGGACGCGAAGGCCGAGGCCGAGCGCCTGGCCGAGGAGTACCGCCAGCAGCTCGCCGCCGCCCGCGCGGAGAGCGAGGAGATCGTCGCCCGTGCCCGTCGCTCCGGCGAGCAGGCCGAGCGCGAGGCCATCGAGGAGGGGCGCAAGACCCGCGAGTCCCTCGTGGAGCAGGCCCGCCGCGACATCGAGGCGGAGACGCGCCGCGCCAAGGACGAGCTGCGCGGCGAGGTCGCCGCGCTGACCGTCGAGGCGACCGCGAAGGTCACCCGCAAGACGCTGACCCCCGAGGACCAGCAGCGCCTGCTCGACGAGGCCCTGAGCGAGATCGACTTCTCGCAGCTCTCGGGCCAGGGCCGGAGCTAG
- a CDS encoding rubredoxin produces MQWICEPCGFIYDPEEGDPDGGIPPGTAFEDIPDGWCCPVCGAAKSDFVPLDD; encoded by the coding sequence ATGCAGTGGATCTGTGAGCCGTGCGGGTTCATCTACGACCCCGAGGAGGGCGACCCGGACGGGGGGATCCCGCCCGGAACGGCCTTCGAGGACATCCCCGACGGCTGGTGCTGCCCCGTCTGCGGCGCGGCGAAGAGCGACTTCGTTCCGCTCGACGACTGA
- a CDS encoding MraY family glycosyltransferase: MTWRDPVVGLLVAFAVAAVATPLVARFARLVGAVDRPRGRGLAAGGTPLLGGLAILAAVGVTVLLLRLPPSWAGFQSELDAVLLGGVVIAVVGAIDDRFDLPWLVKLAGQIVAAAIPVSQHVVVENITFPFLGAVQFHDFGAPLTVLGFVALMNVVNFSDGIDGLAAGVSAIAAVAMGIVAWNLGTTHASLLAGATAGAAAGFLVHNFHPARVFMGDAGALLLGYLLAAVAVEGSVKTNAVLALVVPFVVLALPMLDTTFVVLKRLKSGVPIYNADQNHFHHRLTRIGFSPRRTVLYLYAWAASLAGLAVALGFVPYSPNREGYSPAWTAVMVVITLAVLSFSVYLVLVLEILKLRRLDALRMRRIRPHATDAEIDSHVARSLETGEIDAITEDELTTSAADPAARP; encoded by the coding sequence ATGACCTGGCGCGATCCCGTCGTGGGGCTGCTGGTCGCCTTCGCGGTGGCCGCGGTCGCCACCCCCCTGGTGGCGCGCTTCGCCCGGCTGGTCGGCGCCGTCGATCGCCCCCGGGGCCGCGGCCTCGCCGCCGGCGGCACGCCGCTGCTCGGCGGGCTCGCGATCCTGGCCGCCGTCGGCGTCACGGTCCTGCTCCTCCGGCTGCCGCCCAGCTGGGCGGGCTTCCAGTCCGAGCTCGACGCGGTCCTCCTCGGCGGCGTCGTCATCGCGGTGGTCGGCGCGATCGACGACCGCTTCGACCTGCCGTGGCTCGTCAAGCTCGCGGGCCAGATCGTCGCGGCGGCGATCCCGGTCTCGCAGCACGTCGTCGTCGAGAACATCACCTTCCCGTTCCTGGGGGCCGTGCAGTTCCACGACTTCGGGGCGCCGCTCACCGTCCTGGGGTTCGTGGCGCTCATGAACGTCGTCAACTTCTCCGACGGCATCGACGGCCTCGCCGCGGGCGTCTCGGCGATCGCCGCGGTCGCGATGGGCATCGTCGCGTGGAACCTGGGCACCACCCACGCGTCCCTGCTGGCGGGCGCGACGGCCGGCGCCGCCGCGGGGTTCCTCGTCCACAACTTCCACCCCGCGCGGGTCTTCATGGGCGACGCGGGGGCGCTGCTGCTCGGCTACCTGCTCGCCGCCGTCGCCGTCGAGGGGTCCGTCAAGACGAACGCCGTCCTCGCCCTCGTCGTGCCGTTCGTCGTCCTCGCGCTGCCGATGCTCGACACGACGTTCGTGGTGCTCAAGCGCCTGAAGTCCGGCGTCCCGATCTACAACGCCGACCAGAACCACTTCCACCACCGGCTCACCCGGATCGGCTTCAGTCCGCGCCGGACGGTGCTCTACCTGTACGCGTGGGCGGCGTCGCTCGCGGGGCTCGCGGTCGCGCTCGGGTTCGTGCCGTACAGCCCCAATCGCGAGGGGTACTCGCCCGCATGGACCGCGGTCATGGTCGTCATCACGCTCGCGGTGCTCAGCTTCAGCGTCTACCTGGTGCTCGTCCTCGAGATCCTGAAGCTGCGCCGGCTCGACGCGCTGCGCATGCGCCGCATCCGGCCGCACGCGACCGACGCCGAGATCGACTCGCACGTCGCGCGCTCGCTCGAGACCGGCGAGATCGACGCGATCACGGAGGACGAGCTGACGACCTCCGCCGCGGACCCCGCCGCCCGTCCCTGA
- the atpH gene encoding ATP synthase F1 subunit delta has translation MEDIARVYARSLFEVARDQGTLDTVAGQLAQLDDAFAASRDLRLFFYSPYFTSGEKRDALPRLVVDGEPALMNLLDLLVENHRLPLLPRLRRSFDGLWREERKLLPVTITSAVALDEQAAQRIGDEIGRRTGRTVELTTSVDPDLVGGLTLRVGNQILDASIRNRLESLRRQVAAG, from the coding sequence ATGGAAGACATCGCTCGCGTCTACGCCCGCTCGCTGTTCGAGGTCGCCCGGGACCAGGGCACCCTCGACACGGTGGCCGGGCAGCTGGCCCAGCTCGACGACGCCTTCGCGGCGTCGCGGGACCTGCGCCTGTTCTTCTACTCGCCGTACTTCACGAGCGGCGAGAAGCGGGACGCCTTGCCGCGCCTCGTGGTGGACGGCGAGCCCGCGCTGATGAACCTCCTCGACCTGCTCGTGGAGAACCACCGTCTGCCCCTGCTGCCGCGCCTGCGGCGCAGCTTCGACGGGCTGTGGCGGGAGGAGCGTAAGCTCCTGCCTGTGACGATCACCAGCGCGGTCGCGCTGGACGAGCAGGCCGCCCAACGCATCGGCGACGAGATCGGTCGCCGCACCGGTCGCACGGTCGAGCTCACCACCTCGGTCGATCCCGATCTCGTCGGGGGCCTGACGCTCCGCGTCGGCAACCAGATCCTCGACGCCTCCATCCGTAACCGCCTCGAGTCGCTCCGCCGCCAGGTCGCGGCCGGCTGA
- the prmC gene encoding peptide chain release factor N(5)-glutamine methyltransferase, protein MSAGTVGAAVRRLTARFAAAELDTPRLDAELLVAHAIGADRARLFLSPDRPLTDAQAAAVEALERGRAEVRASVAHLTGVRGFRHLDLHVDSRVLIPRPETELLVEVGLELPRGAIVVDVGTGSGAVALALADERPDLELHATDVSRDALDVARANAARLGLHVAFHEGDLLADAVPADRGGRPLAVLSNPPYVPETDRATLAPEVRDHDPHLALFGGPDGLDVVRRLLPAARAAEADLVALEIGRGQAPATEALARQAGFAATETRDDLAGIGRVVVARAAVGKAA, encoded by the coding sequence GTGAGCGCGGGGACGGTCGGCGCCGCGGTCCGCCGCCTCACCGCCCGCTTCGCCGCCGCGGAGCTCGACACCCCCCGGCTCGACGCCGAGCTGCTCGTCGCGCACGCGATCGGGGCCGACCGCGCGCGGCTGTTCCTCTCGCCGGACCGGCCGCTGACCGACGCGCAGGCCGCCGCGGTCGAGGCGCTGGAGCGCGGGCGCGCCGAGGTCCGGGCGTCCGTGGCGCACCTGACGGGCGTGCGCGGCTTCCGTCACCTCGACCTCCACGTCGACTCGCGCGTGCTGATCCCGCGGCCCGAGACGGAGCTGCTCGTCGAGGTGGGCCTGGAGCTGCCGCGCGGCGCGATCGTCGTGGACGTCGGCACGGGCAGCGGCGCCGTCGCGCTGGCGCTCGCCGACGAGCGCCCCGACCTCGAGCTGCACGCCACCGACGTCTCGCGCGACGCGCTCGACGTCGCCCGGGCCAACGCCGCGCGCCTGGGACTCCACGTCGCCTTCCACGAGGGCGACCTGCTCGCCGACGCCGTCCCGGCCGACCGGGGCGGGCGGCCGCTCGCCGTCCTCTCCAACCCGCCGTACGTGCCCGAGACCGACCGCGCGACCCTGGCGCCCGAGGTGCGCGACCACGACCCGCACCTGGCGCTCTTCGGCGGACCGGACGGGTTGGACGTCGTCCGCCGGCTGCTGCCCGCCGCGCGCGCGGCGGAGGCGGACCTGGTGGCCCTCGAGATCGGCCGGGGGCAGGCGCCGGCGACGGAGGCGCTGGCGCGGCAGGCCGGGTTCGCGGCGACCGAGACGCGCGACGACCTGGCGGGCATCGGGCGCGTCGTCGTGGCGCGCGCCGCCGTGGGGAAGGCGGCGTGA